One Methanobrevibacter wolinii SH DNA segment encodes these proteins:
- a CDS encoding succinylglutamate desuccinylase/aspartoacylase family protein, whose amino-acid sequence MGFNDIDLKNFDNSLSSTNCKLSILNTCYNSGGYISHNKNLYNAIPNSKLFKIILKESVNGTPLIKIGNGDFKVMIVAGIHGNELPSQLACLYMIKYLINKNIKGSIYLIPFAAPNATMNNSRSFDGMDLNRSTLDVGSVTNRIFEVIKKENIIAVGDFHSTSINSNPGRDAIFCTLSPTVESYNIAKYVSRRVGCDLLKYDTAGSKFKGALEDECNLIGIPSITAEVLSPFGYLNKNSFKRSMFQMYSFLDYFKIL is encoded by the coding sequence ATGGGATTTAATGATATAGATTTAAAAAATTTTGATAATTCATTATCTTCTACTAATTGTAAACTTAGTATATTAAATACTTGTTATAATTCTGGAGGTTATATTTCTCATAATAAAAACCTTTATAATGCAATACCTAATTCTAAGCTTTTTAAAATAATTTTAAAAGAATCAGTAAATGGTACTCCTTTAATTAAAATTGGAAATGGTGATTTTAAAGTTATGATTGTTGCAGGAATTCATGGTAATGAGTTACCTTCCCAACTTGCATGCCTTTATATGATTAAATATTTAATTAATAAGAATATTAAAGGTTCTATTTATTTAATTCCATTTGCAGCACCAAATGCTACTATGAATAATTCTAGATCTTTTGATGGAATGGATTTAAATAGATCTACTTTAGATGTAGGTTCTGTTACTAATAGAATTTTTGAAGTAATTAAAAAAGAAAATATTATTGCTGTAGGCGATTTCCATTCTACAAGTATTAATAGTAATCCTGGTAGAGATGCAATATTCTGCACATTAAGTCCTACAGTTGAAAGTTATAATATTGCTAAGTATGTTTCAAGAAGAGTAGGTTGTGATTTATTAAAATATGATACTGCTGGTTCTAAATTTAAAGGTGCCTTAGAAGATGAATGTAATTTAATTGGTATACCTTCTATTACTGCAGAAGTTTTATCTCCTTTTGGATATTTAAATAAAAATAGTTTTAAACGTTCAATGTTTCAAATGTATTCTTTTTTAGATTATTTTAAAATTTTATAA
- a CDS encoding metal-dependent hydrolase, with amino-acid sequence MSSYKLHSVFAIVLGFLFFQNPLLIGACFIGANFPDNDHEIKKDNVYRLIIVGLVLFIILYILKLPYNLAILICLLGLIFLFSSHRGFTHSIFGSIIISIILYLIILMASKLLFLIPGFKSLNNYYILSLIIVLIFLSVFSLNRELCSIFILLLVLSYIVFPFNNLNNSLLLFALFLGLLSHIILDSFSSSGVKVLSPLYNKKFYKTFGILMMVILFILSFLKFRGILYLFINYYIFKFI; translated from the coding sequence ATGTCATCTTATAAATTACATAGTGTTTTTGCTATTGTCTTAGGATTTTTATTTTTTCAAAATCCATTACTTATTGGGGCATGTTTTATTGGAGCTAATTTTCCAGATAATGATCATGAAATAAAAAAAGATAATGTTTATAGATTAATAATTGTAGGTTTAGTTTTATTTATAATATTATATATTTTAAAATTACCTTATAATTTAGCTATTTTAATATGTTTATTAGGTTTAATATTTTTATTTTCTTCTCATAGAGGATTTACTCATTCAATATTTGGTTCAATTATAATAAGTATAATTTTATATCTAATTATATTAATGGCTTCAAAATTATTATTTTTAATTCCTGGATTTAAAAGCTTAAATAATTATTATATTTTGTCTCTAATTATTGTATTAATATTTTTATCTGTATTTTCATTGAATCGTGAATTATGTTCCATTTTTATTTTATTATTGGTTTTATCATATATTGTCTTTCCATTTAATAATTTAAACAATAGTTTATTATTATTTGCATTGTTTTTAGGTTTATTATCTCATATAATTCTTGATTCCTTCTCTTCATCTGGAGTTAAAGTTTTAAGTCCATTATATAATAAGAAATTTTATAAAACTTTTGGTATTTTAATGATGGTTATATTGTTTATATTAAGTTTTTTAAAATTTAGAGGAATTTTATATCTTTTTATTAATTATTATATTTTTAAATTTATCTAG